A single genomic interval of Tsukamurella paurometabola harbors:
- a CDS encoding SidA/IucD/PvdA family monooxygenase: MTRTTESVDDGDVVDVLGVGFGPANLALAIALAESPGRLGTVRFLERREHFAWHPGMLLPGTSMQISFLKDLVTLRNQASPFSFVAYLGARGRLVDFVNRAVLTPERAEFADYLAWAAEPFAEQVRYGRTVTGLTRCADGPRFAVTHRGPEGDERVTRARSVVVARGLRPVLPAWTDGLDPTRVFHNIDLVPRLAALERALPGGVATARLLVVGGGQSAAEVALHLHDAGAGVDIAFHGFGLADVDESPFVNQVFDPGVVDEFDVAPTEVREALLHRHGNTNYAAVEHALTRELYDRWYREKVGGPRRLGVHRTSEIVSARPGPGGGIAIELRRRTTGERTTAVVDAVVCATGFEPGGLTGLEGIAAPGAEVRVARSHRAVIAGAEVPGLYVQGADLPGHGLGTTLLSNVAVRAGEIARALEHEESS; the protein is encoded by the coding sequence GTGACGCGAACGACGGAATCAGTCGATGACGGCGACGTCGTCGATGTGCTCGGGGTCGGATTCGGGCCCGCCAACCTGGCGCTGGCGATCGCGCTGGCGGAGTCGCCGGGTCGGCTCGGCACGGTGCGCTTCCTGGAGCGCCGCGAGCATTTCGCCTGGCACCCCGGCATGTTGTTGCCGGGCACGTCCATGCAGATCAGCTTCCTCAAGGACCTGGTCACGCTCCGCAACCAGGCGAGCCCGTTCTCCTTCGTCGCCTACCTCGGCGCCCGGGGACGGCTCGTGGACTTCGTGAACCGCGCGGTGCTCACTCCTGAGCGGGCCGAGTTCGCGGACTACCTCGCCTGGGCGGCGGAGCCGTTCGCCGAGCAGGTGCGGTACGGCCGCACGGTGACGGGCCTGACCCGCTGCGCGGACGGCCCGCGGTTCGCCGTGACCCACCGGGGACCGGAGGGTGATGAGCGGGTGACCCGCGCACGGTCCGTGGTGGTCGCGCGCGGCCTCCGGCCCGTGCTCCCCGCATGGACGGACGGGCTCGATCCGACCCGGGTGTTCCACAACATCGATCTCGTCCCGCGGCTCGCGGCGCTCGAACGCGCCCTCCCCGGCGGAGTCGCGACCGCTCGCCTGCTGGTGGTGGGCGGCGGGCAGTCCGCCGCCGAGGTGGCGCTGCACCTGCACGACGCCGGCGCCGGCGTGGACATCGCCTTCCACGGCTTCGGGCTTGCGGACGTGGACGAGAGCCCGTTCGTCAACCAGGTCTTCGACCCCGGTGTGGTGGACGAGTTCGACGTCGCGCCGACCGAGGTGCGCGAGGCCCTGCTGCACCGGCACGGCAACACCAACTACGCGGCGGTCGAGCACGCGCTGACGCGCGAGCTCTACGACCGCTGGTACCGGGAGAAGGTGGGCGGCCCCCGTCGGCTCGGCGTGCACCGCACGAGCGAGATCGTCAGTGCGCGACCCGGACCCGGCGGTGGCATCGCGATCGAGCTGCGCCGACGAACCACCGGCGAACGCACCACCGCGGTGGTCGATGCCGTGGTCTGCGCCACGGGCTTCGAGCCCGGCGGACTGACCGGGCTCGAAGGTATCGCCGCGCCCGGAGCCGAGGTGCGTGTAGCCCGCTCGCACCGCGCCGTGATCGCCGGTGCCGAGGTGCCGGGCCTGTATGTGCAGGGCGCGGACCTCCCGGGCCACGGGCTCGGCACCACGCTGTTGTCCAACGTCGCCGTCCGCGCGGGCGAGATCGCCCGCGCGCTGGAACACGAGGAGTCGTCATGA